From the genome of Pecten maximus unplaced genomic scaffold, xPecMax1.1, whole genome shotgun sequence:
gatatatcgtctataatattgatatatcgtctgtatatctataatattgatatatcgtctgtaatattgatatatcgtctgtaatattgatatatcgtctgtaatattgatatatcgtctgtatatctgtaatattgatatatcgtctgtaatattgatatatcgtctgtatatctgtaatattgatatatcgtttGTTTATCTGTAATACAATTCAACAACGGCGAGGCAattatcaatcaatcaatcaattcttTTATTCCTCAATTAAATGAGATttacaaaatagataaatcTTTACAATCGTTGGTTTTTTACTTTTAGTTCATTGTCAATTATTAGTTAAGTCTAGGAAGAACCCGTCCATCTTACCCAGAAACATCCTACAAAGCTAACGACGACTGGACAATATCAGCAAATCCCCACAAAGTCTGACGATACAGAAGTtgttttgctttcgtttcgtACATTACAGGTACCCAGACTTTTCTACAACATCACCAGTGTTTATACAAAACAGTGGCACCCCATTGGCTAATATCCAGGTATACGGATAAACCCCAGTCCATAGAGACATTAGGTCACATTTTGAGAGGAATACAGTGCGACGTAGTTAGAGTACCGGCCTCGTGGCCTCAGGTGAAAAATCCGAGGTATGTGATTCGATGTTCCCACGTGGGTTGTGTTTCTCGAGAAGCTGAGACACGGACCGATGtttgctgtcgtggttgtgtccttaggTAGGACACTCTTTACCGTATTGCTCTAAATACCTTCCATATGTTTTTCAGTAGGGAAGTCACCTACTACTACATGGGTACCGCCATTATAATTGCCCTGGCTGTTTATGTCTAATTTCCAGGTTTTAAGGTGAACCCAACAGAGAGTAAATAACAATTCGAGACGAATACACGTTATTTCTCATCCGAGTCGGGTAATTTTCCCGTGGGCGTTGTATTCCCTCGGGGGCCCCAGTAATGGTAAAGGGAAGAAGTCGTGTATAGTATACCGAGAGCACGTGATGACTGCGCGAGGAGTCCAGCAGTAGAGTCCCCCGGGGATATCTCGGAGGTAGGCGGCCACCATACTGAACCCACTGTTGGTGATGACGAGTTTGTCACAGTAAGTCTGtagaaacaggaagtcaagaagttgtttataaaaACCTTGACACACATCGCCAGTAAACGCTTGGTCTATATGTGTTAGTCGGCCGGGCATGTCTAAAATGAAGTCTCCTGAGTATTGACTATAGAACCGTTtttgtatatcaatgttatctGTAGCTAGAAACAAGTCATGAGAACGTTTGTCGATTGTCTCTATAAAATCGAACATGATCCGAACTTCCTCTGGAGTTTTCCGTACTATGCTATCCCTAGGGAAAGTGGAGCTTCTCCCCATCCGGATGTGGGCACAAAATATTTTGTCTGCTTTTTTGGTTTTGTAAACGGTATTGATCGCTTTGTATAAGAAAGGTTTCGGCTTGagaaataattcatatatataacgATTTATATCAGCGAAGTGGAGTGTTGATATCCATGGGACGTACTCGTCAATGTGGAGAAATTTTCGAAACTCAGGCGTTATGTCCCAGTTAATCCGAAAAAAACTGACGCGTTTGGTAAACAGGGCCTTTATGGGTTGTGTGGAATTGGATCTTACCAACAGACTCATGAGTGGCTTGACCTTGTCGTTCATGTAATCATAATATTGGGAAGGTTCGTGATCTAACAAGGTCTTATTGTACCTCCAATCATAGGACTTAAAATCGAAGTAGTCCTCCAGTTTACAAGGATTGTCAAAATTGATAAGGAAAGTTCTGTTGGTCAGTTTTGCCAGCACGTACGTACACAATATACCGGTCAGTCTGTCTGACCAGCCGCCACAGGACTGGTTATGTCTATGGCTACAGTCGTACACTAGGTAACCACCTGTACCTCGACCTTCCTTTTCCGGTATCATCAGTTCCGGTCCCGGTTCCGTTATCAGTGGTTGTAGCATTAGTGGTGCCCCTTGCCGAGGTTCCGGTTTACAAGGTTCCGGTTTACGATGGGTATCAGATCCGGTAATTGTAGAGAAGTTTGTTGTCGCCAGCCACAGGATAACACCACCCAGGAAGCAGAGAGCAGACATCCAACACAACTTGTTGAAACTCTGAAATGAAATTATAGACAAATTTATAGTCACTTATCATTTCTTATCAGTTATAATCTGTGTTCTGGATCATCAGATGGCAGCGGGGGACATTATGCCAGTTTCTAGTTTTTTATAAAATAGTTACTAAATAAAGTATTTACCATCACAATGAGATTTAAAGAACGTAATCAACTATCTACCTTTATATCGGACCTGAACATTCTCCTCGTCCATCTTGTTCTAAATATTAAAAAACACACCTAGTTCTATGTCCACACCACAATTTAGATAATTTTAAATAATAGTTCCTTGCTTAAGTTTTGTTACATTTTCGACTACAAGTTTTCACTGTAATGAAGTACCACGTGACACCTTTATATTCCGAATGCCTCAAGTCCGAAGTACTGATAATTCACAGGTACAATAGTCCGAGGCTCCAATAGTCTGGGGGTCCAATAGTCTGGGGGTCCGATAGTCCAAAAATAGGTAAATAGTAAACAAGAGACCATGGGCCTTAACGCTTAACCCTTAAacgttttgaaatatttaagttaattcaattgattatttttagccccgcctctcaggcccctgggggaacAGGACCACATAATTCAAAactttggttgacctttggccatggaagcgTCCTGTcgaatttcattgaatttggttcagcggttttggagaagaagtcgaaattgtaaattgtttacggatgcacgacgacggacaaaggcGGTTAGAAAAGGTCATTGTGACTTCgtctcagatgacctaaaatgCTGTTAAGTTATATCGATAAGGCACATTTTGTCACAAATTAATATCAGCATTCCGCAAAATTATTacttgaattatttttttgaaaaatccTATTTTTAAAAATCAGTCATTATTTTATTACAGTTTCAATGCTTCAAACAAAACTTTCATAGATAAAGTCTTGGCgcgaaaaaaaacataatagtAAAGGCACGAATAAAAAGAGGGGGAAAAGTCATGCGCAGAAAAAGCTCTCGTGGTGTAAACACAAGAGGTAGGAACAGGAAGTAAatacggcacacgttatacagtgatagtaaatacggcacacgttatacagtgatagtaaatacggcacacgttatacaatgatagtaaatacggcacacgttatacagtgatagtaaatatggcACACGTTACACAATGATAGTAAatacggcacacgttatacaatgatagtaaatatggcacacgttatacagtgatagtaaatacggcacacgttatacagtgatagtaaatacggcacacgttatacagtgatagtaaatacggcacacgttatacagtgatagtaaatatggcacacgttatacagtgatagtaaatacggcacacgttatacaatgatagtaaatacggcacacgttatacagtgatagtaaatatgg
Proteins encoded in this window:
- the LOC117319943 gene encoding uncharacterized protein LOC117319943; this encodes MSALCFLGGVILWLATTNFSTITGSDTHRKPEPCKPEPRQGAPLMLQPLITEPGPELMIPEKEGRGTGGYLVYDCSHRHNQSCGGWSDRLTGILCTYVLAKLTNRTFLINFDNPCKLEDYFDFKSYDWRYNKTLLDHEPSQYYDYMNDKVKPLMSLLVRSNSTQPIKALFTKRVSFFRINWDITPEFRKFLHIDEYVPWISTLHFADINRYIYELFLKPKPFLYKAINTVYKTKKADKIFCAHIRMGRSSTFPRDSIVRKTPEEVRIMFDFIETIDKRSHDLFLATDNIDIQKRFYSQYSGDFILDMPGRLTHIDQAFTGDVCQGFYKQLLDFLFLQTYCDKLVITNSGFSMVAAYLRDIPGGLYCWTPRAVITCSRYTIHDFFPLPLLGPPREYNAHGKITRLG